Proteins encoded within one genomic window of Balneolaceae bacterium:
- a CDS encoding amidohydrolase family protein, protein MKRFTILLTFLILLLTACQSNQAEYENATIIQNITAIDAENGVNENQTVVIQDGKIVEVGSSNELSVSAENNQIIDGSGKYLIPGLWDAHVHFSYIEELAPSMFDLFLAYGITSVRDTGGRIEFVKQWKNRSVENPTETPRVMIAGPLLDGEPNVYDGSSPGRPPLSVGLETVEDVTEMVNRLDSIGVDLLKAYEMLTPEQFEEVIRLSEEKGLKVTGHVPLSMNAVSASNAGLNSMEHMRNLEVSMASNWEELQEQRLAMLEEGQDDPGGVLRSRIHSAMRETAIENYDEERADVVLQILAGNDTWQIPTLALNTRSVEKFYTDSEWQETFTLLPDSIEQEWYRSAEEAAQEEVSEFGAEYSNWLFNMAGKINAAGIPMMAGTDTPIGLLTPGRSLHHELKVMVDAGLTPMEVLQSATLNPARYFEMESELGTIDEGKWADLLILDANPLEDIENTLEIHSVIKQGEVYDNEVLDGILERLRNN, encoded by the coding sequence ATGAAAAGGTTTACGATACTGCTCACTTTTCTCATTTTATTATTAACCGCATGCCAATCTAATCAGGCCGAATATGAAAATGCTACCATCATTCAAAACATCACAGCTATTGATGCTGAAAATGGTGTGAATGAAAATCAGACAGTCGTTATTCAAGATGGAAAGATTGTTGAGGTTGGTTCATCAAATGAGCTTTCTGTTTCCGCTGAGAATAATCAGATTATCGATGGTTCGGGGAAATATTTGATTCCGGGTTTATGGGATGCACATGTCCATTTTTCTTATATCGAAGAGTTGGCGCCGAGCATGTTCGATCTGTTTTTGGCCTATGGAATTACCAGTGTTCGGGATACGGGCGGACGAATTGAGTTTGTGAAACAGTGGAAAAATCGGTCGGTGGAAAATCCAACAGAAACACCGCGAGTGATGATTGCCGGTCCGCTACTGGACGGCGAGCCAAATGTGTATGACGGTAGCAGTCCCGGCCGGCCACCGCTTTCGGTTGGTTTAGAAACAGTAGAAGACGTAACAGAAATGGTCAACAGGTTGGACAGTATTGGTGTGGATCTGCTGAAAGCATACGAGATGCTGACCCCCGAACAGTTTGAAGAAGTAATTCGCCTCTCAGAAGAAAAAGGACTGAAAGTGACCGGCCACGTACCGTTGAGTATGAATGCGGTGAGTGCATCCAATGCGGGATTGAACAGCATGGAGCATATGAGAAATTTGGAAGTGTCGATGGCCTCAAATTGGGAGGAACTGCAAGAGCAGCGATTGGCGATGTTGGAAGAGGGACAAGACGATCCCGGCGGGGTTTTACGATCCCGAATTCATTCGGCTATGCGTGAGACTGCTATTGAAAATTATGACGAAGAGCGGGCCGATGTAGTCTTGCAAATTCTTGCAGGAAATGATACCTGGCAAATTCCAACTCTTGCCTTGAATACCCGATCGGTTGAAAAGTTTTATACCGATTCGGAATGGCAGGAGACGTTTACACTTCTACCGGATTCCATCGAACAGGAGTGGTACAGAAGTGCCGAAGAAGCTGCCCAGGAAGAAGTTTCTGAATTTGGCGCTGAGTACAGCAACTGGCTGTTCAACATGGCAGGTAAAATTAATGCAGCGGGGATACCCATGATGGCCGGAACCGATACCCCAATTGGACTTTTAACTCCGGGACGAAGCCTGCATCATGAACTGAAAGTGATGGTTGATGCCGGGCTCACCCCAATGGAAGTTCTGCAATCGGCCACTCTAAATCCCGCCCGCTATTTCGAGATGGAAAGTGAATTAGGCACCATCGATGAAGGGAAATGGGCCGATCTGCTGATTTTGGATGCCAATCCGTTGGAGGATATTGAAAATACGCTGGAGATTCATTCCGTTATTAAGCAGGGAGAGGTGTACGATAATGAGGTGTTGGATGGAATTTTAGAAAGGTTGAGAAATAATTAA
- a CDS encoding DUF4258 domain-containing protein produces MPSLYEIQKKVMHDQFEFSRHAVDQSIIRNISVQELKQAINTEAKIIEDYPNDKYGPSCLILGYTKQKRLLHIQCSYPSRTVLKIVTLYEPDPDKWINFEKRRNP; encoded by the coding sequence ATGCCATCACTTTACGAAATACAGAAAAAAGTAATGCATGATCAATTTGAATTTTCAAGACATGCTGTTGATCAAAGTATTATTCGTAATATTTCTGTACAGGAATTAAAACAGGCGATAAACACAGAAGCAAAAATCATTGAAGATTATCCAAATGATAAATATGGCCCAAGCTGTCTCATTCTCGGGTACACCAAACAAAAGAGGCTGCTTCATATTCAGTGCAGTTACCCTTCGCGTACGGTTTTGAAAATTGTTACTTTGTATGAACCTGATCCTGATAAATGGATCAACTTTGAAAAGCGGAGAAATCCATGA
- a CDS encoding family 20 glycosylhydrolase, which translates to MNFTLTKAYLFFTTLTLLLIAGCSSQQENDDSQYSLSKEINHSPIEITWNLISNFEENNQLRASLAFRNTGSETFTPAGWTLYLNSIRVLDAESFLPEFEVTHISGDFFKLEPTDSFNPIPAGEEFVKEYKAQFHAIKKTDAPQGFYFVYDDRIEEVTEVSVEPFVGEEQVNRNQGDNLEIPTAGSRYRENEQLTTLTPDQVSKITPTPSSLEMGDGSYELTNGITISYAQDVLEEAEYLSSLLSEEYNIENTVEQLNGEWNGSGILLNLDPAVDENEEAYSLQITDDGIELSSSGNAGIFYAIQSLRSLISNRDSGDMELAAVQIFDQPGFDYRGMHLDVARNFQDKESVLRLLEVMGMYKLNKFHFHLTDDEGWRLAIDELPELTEVGGRRGHTETEEHFLAPSYGSGPDPTPGESFGSGWYSRDEYIEILQFAGQRHIEVIPEIDVPGHARAAIKGMEVRFNRLSEFGESEQAEMYRLADPADESEYMSVQNFDDNVMNVCRESTYNFMGLIFDEVIAMHEEAGVPLNMIHVGGDEVPEGAWTESPACDLYMEEHSIDKAADLFGHFFTRLESMLEERGLQMAGWEEVGLDEDHSGPKEDAEYKENVVPYVWSSIWGSGREDYAYMLANAGYNVVMSNASNLYLDMAYNKSWQEPGFYWAAMFDTKDTYSFIPYDLYKNAEHDNYGNPVDPSQYDDAIQLSETGRSNILGIQGQLWSETVNEPQRWEYMVLPRLLGLAERAWVGNPSWGEMENLTQLRSERDAAWNEFANRVGQYELDRLDNIFNDINYRLPVPGAVIEDGVLMVNSAYPGLEIRYEINGTPNSDSPIYQGPVEINEGDSVTISIFNSAGRSSRKVSVQ; encoded by the coding sequence ATGAATTTCACATTAACAAAAGCATACCTGTTTTTTACAACTCTGACTCTTCTTTTAATTGCGGGTTGTAGCTCGCAGCAAGAGAATGATGATTCCCAATATTCTCTTTCCAAGGAGATTAATCATTCTCCAATTGAGATTACATGGAACCTGATCTCAAATTTCGAGGAGAATAATCAACTCCGCGCTTCACTTGCATTTCGTAACACAGGAAGTGAAACATTCACTCCTGCCGGGTGGACACTCTACCTGAATTCAATCCGTGTTTTGGATGCTGAAAGCTTTTTACCGGAGTTTGAAGTAACGCATATTAGCGGGGATTTCTTTAAGCTTGAACCTACCGATTCGTTTAACCCGATTCCGGCCGGAGAAGAATTTGTAAAGGAGTACAAAGCACAATTTCATGCCATCAAAAAAACCGATGCTCCACAGGGATTCTATTTTGTATATGATGACCGAATTGAAGAGGTGACTGAAGTTTCGGTTGAACCATTTGTGGGAGAAGAGCAGGTGAATCGGAACCAGGGCGATAATCTTGAGATTCCAACGGCAGGTAGCCGATACCGTGAAAATGAACAACTCACTACACTAACACCCGATCAGGTAAGTAAAATCACTCCAACCCCGTCATCCTTAGAAATGGGGGATGGCAGTTATGAATTGACGAATGGAATTACAATTAGCTACGCACAGGATGTTTTAGAAGAAGCAGAATATTTGAGTAGCCTTTTATCTGAAGAGTACAACATTGAAAATACGGTTGAACAGCTGAACGGTGAGTGGAACGGATCAGGAATTTTATTGAATCTTGATCCGGCTGTAGATGAGAACGAAGAGGCATATTCTCTCCAAATCACTGATGATGGAATTGAGTTATCATCATCGGGGAATGCTGGAATATTTTATGCTATTCAGAGTCTCCGGTCGCTCATATCAAACCGGGATAGTGGCGATATGGAACTGGCAGCGGTTCAAATATTCGATCAGCCCGGTTTTGATTATCGCGGAATGCATCTCGATGTAGCCCGAAATTTTCAAGACAAAGAAAGTGTATTGCGTCTCCTGGAAGTGATGGGAATGTACAAGCTTAACAAATTTCACTTTCACCTGACGGATGACGAAGGCTGGCGGTTGGCCATTGACGAACTGCCTGAGCTGACAGAGGTTGGCGGACGACGCGGCCACACAGAAACCGAAGAACATTTCCTCGCTCCATCGTATGGATCAGGACCGGATCCTACACCGGGAGAATCGTTTGGAAGCGGCTGGTATTCTCGAGATGAATATATCGAGATTTTGCAATTTGCTGGTCAGCGGCACATTGAAGTGATCCCCGAAATTGACGTTCCCGGTCATGCCCGTGCTGCCATTAAAGGGATGGAAGTTCGGTTTAATCGCCTTTCTGAATTTGGAGAATCGGAGCAGGCTGAGATGTATCGCTTGGCCGATCCTGCAGATGAATCGGAATATATGTCTGTTCAGAATTTTGATGATAACGTGATGAATGTCTGCCGGGAATCTACCTATAATTTTATGGGACTGATTTTTGACGAGGTGATCGCTATGCATGAAGAAGCGGGGGTCCCGTTGAACATGATTCATGTTGGAGGGGATGAGGTTCCCGAAGGGGCTTGGACAGAGTCACCTGCTTGCGATCTGTATATGGAGGAGCATTCTATTGATAAAGCCGCAGACCTGTTTGGACACTTTTTTACCAGATTAGAATCAATGCTTGAGGAGCGCGGTTTGCAGATGGCCGGATGGGAGGAAGTGGGTCTCGATGAAGATCATAGTGGCCCCAAAGAAGATGCTGAATACAAGGAAAACGTTGTCCCATATGTATGGTCGAGTATCTGGGGATCAGGACGGGAAGATTATGCTTACATGCTTGCGAATGCCGGGTATAATGTTGTGATGTCAAACGCATCAAACCTCTACCTGGATATGGCCTACAATAAATCGTGGCAGGAACCGGGTTTTTACTGGGCAGCTATGTTCGACACGAAGGATACCTACTCTTTCATTCCTTACGATCTCTACAAAAATGCCGAGCATGATAATTACGGAAACCCGGTCGATCCAAGCCAGTATGATGATGCTATTCAGTTGAGCGAAACGGGCAGAAGTAACATTTTAGGAATCCAGGGACAGCTTTGGTCTGAAACGGTTAATGAACCTCAGCGATGGGAATATATGGTTCTGCCGCGCTTGCTCGGGCTTGCTGAACGGGCATGGGTTGGAAATCCCTCTTGGGGAGAGATGGAAAATCTGACTCAACTTCGGTCTGAACGCGATGCCGCATGGAATGAATTCGCAAATCGCGTGGGGCAGTACGAGCTTGACAGGCTCGATAATATTTTTAATGATATAAACTACAGATTACCGGTACCGGGCGCCGTAATTGAAGATGGTGTTCTCATGGTTAATAGTGCTTATCCAGGACTTGAAATTCGGTATGAAATTAATGGAACCCCGAATTCAGATTCCCCCATATATCAGGGTCCCGTAGAGATCAATGAAGGAGATTCAGTTACGATCTCAATATTCAATTCTGCAGGAAGATCAAGCCGGAAAGTTTCAGTTCAGTAA
- a CDS encoding enoyl-CoA hydratase/isomerase family protein, giving the protein MSTINLQNKQTTMIENGEGYVSYSTEGQIGTIEFFHPKGNSLPGNILKKLTETIKEAGAKEKTHAIVIQSGGDGAFCAGASFDEMTSITTEEEGKEFFMGFANVINAMRTCPKMIISRVHGKTVGGGIGIIAASDFAIAQENASVRLSELSLGIGPFVVGPAVGRKLGTSAFATLSLDAKTWYDAHWALRNGLYNKVMDSKEELDNAVNEMTQNFASSNLDALTHLKDIMWQGTGHWHATLEQRAEISGRLVLSEFTKRTISDFKKKK; this is encoded by the coding sequence ATGAGTACAATTAATCTACAGAATAAACAAACTACCATGATTGAAAACGGCGAAGGATATGTATCTTATTCAACAGAAGGACAGATCGGGACCATTGAATTTTTTCATCCCAAGGGAAATTCACTTCCCGGAAATATTTTGAAAAAACTCACCGAAACGATTAAAGAAGCCGGAGCAAAGGAAAAGACTCATGCAATTGTCATACAAAGCGGCGGCGACGGGGCCTTTTGCGCCGGTGCTTCTTTTGATGAAATGACATCCATTACTACCGAAGAGGAAGGGAAAGAGTTTTTCATGGGATTTGCAAATGTGATTAATGCGATGAGAACCTGCCCTAAAATGATCATTTCGCGCGTTCACGGAAAAACGGTAGGCGGAGGAATCGGGATCATCGCTGCTTCTGATTTTGCCATAGCCCAGGAAAATGCTTCTGTTCGTTTGAGCGAACTCTCGCTCGGAATCGGCCCATTTGTGGTGGGACCGGCCGTTGGCAGGAAACTGGGAACATCTGCATTTGCCACCTTATCACTGGACGCAAAAACCTGGTATGATGCTCACTGGGCATTAAGAAATGGTCTGTACAACAAAGTTATGGATAGTAAAGAAGAACTTGACAATGCAGTAAATGAAATGACACAAAATTTCGCGTCCAGTAATCTCGATGCACTAACTCACCTCAAAGATATCATGTGGCAGGGAACCGGACACTGGCATGCCACACTTGAACAACGAGCTGAAATCAGCGGTCGTTTGGTCCTCTCGGAATTCACAAAAAGAACAATTTCTGATTTTAAGAAGAAAAAATAA
- a CDS encoding thioredoxin domain-containing protein: MNRLAQTKSPYLKQHAENPVDWYPWGEEAFEKAKAEDKPIFLSIGYATCHWCHVMAHESFEDEQVAELMNDAFINIKVDREERPDIDNTYMTICQMLTGQGGWPLTIVMTPDKKPFYAATYLPKESRQNRMGMLDFVPAIKKAWESDRENVLQSVEKIEQGFSKSLDIGKGKGHLPDDLPEQTYQQLSQKYDSEEGGFSSQPKFPSPHNLLFLLNYSRLNDEKDALQMVHHTLKKMRLGGLWDHVGFGFHRYSTDHKWLLPHFEKMLYDQAMLLMAYAEGWKETEDPLFKQTAYEIVEYVDDCLTSENGAFYSAEDADSEGEEGKFYVWETEEIDSVLEKSEAELFKQLYNIQKDGNFRDEATGRKNGKNIPHLQETLKKGQQQKIEQVLEKLKAEREKRERPLLDDKILTDWNGLMIAALAKAGTIFNEKKFIEKAEKAWSVIKKNCLTIESKLLHRLKDGEADIDGMADDYAFTIFGLIELYEATFKPDYLEKAVDVQKQFDKDFLDYEYGGYFFTASGAEELLGRQKEIYDGALPSSNSVAVLNLLRLSRLTGEPKFESRISRLFGAFTEQIKEAPTGYTFAVHAFQISKSELVEIVMTTTEMNSLLDGPLEMCRNKTPMGSAILVKTPENASSLQKVAPFTENYKIDDLLMIYVCKNFKCEAPVHTLPKLEKILEAEI, encoded by the coding sequence ATGAACCGTCTCGCTCAAACAAAAAGTCCTTATCTCAAACAACATGCTGAAAATCCTGTGGATTGGTATCCCTGGGGAGAAGAAGCATTTGAAAAGGCTAAAGCTGAAGACAAACCGATTTTTCTGTCTATTGGGTATGCCACTTGCCATTGGTGCCACGTAATGGCCCATGAAAGTTTTGAGGATGAACAGGTGGCCGAATTGATGAATGATGCGTTCATCAATATAAAAGTAGATCGCGAGGAGCGTCCCGATATTGATAATACTTACATGACCATCTGCCAGATGCTGACCGGACAGGGCGGATGGCCGCTTACCATCGTGATGACCCCGGATAAAAAACCGTTTTATGCAGCTACGTATCTGCCCAAAGAATCTCGGCAAAACCGAATGGGAATGCTGGATTTTGTACCGGCCATTAAAAAAGCGTGGGAATCAGACCGGGAAAATGTCCTTCAATCCGTTGAGAAGATTGAACAGGGATTTTCAAAAAGCCTGGATATTGGGAAAGGCAAGGGTCATCTGCCGGATGATTTGCCAGAACAAACCTATCAACAATTATCACAAAAGTACGATTCAGAAGAGGGCGGATTTTCTTCACAGCCGAAGTTTCCCTCCCCGCATAATTTACTGTTCCTGTTGAATTATTCTCGGTTGAACGATGAGAAAGATGCGCTGCAGATGGTTCATCACACTCTCAAAAAAATGCGTCTGGGCGGTTTGTGGGATCATGTTGGATTTGGGTTCCACCGTTACTCTACCGATCACAAATGGCTCCTTCCCCATTTCGAAAAGATGTTGTACGACCAGGCGATGCTGTTGATGGCCTACGCCGAAGGATGGAAAGAAACCGAAGATCCGCTCTTCAAACAGACTGCTTACGAAATTGTTGAGTATGTTGATGATTGCCTGACTTCAGAAAATGGCGCTTTCTATTCTGCCGAGGATGCCGACAGCGAAGGCGAAGAGGGTAAATTTTATGTATGGGAAACGGAAGAGATCGATTCAGTATTGGAAAAATCGGAAGCTGAGCTATTCAAACAGTTATACAATATCCAGAAGGATGGTAATTTTCGTGATGAAGCCACCGGCCGGAAAAACGGGAAAAATATTCCGCATCTTCAGGAAACTTTGAAGAAAGGACAACAGCAAAAAATTGAACAGGTACTTGAAAAACTCAAAGCAGAAAGAGAGAAGCGGGAACGTCCTCTGCTGGATGACAAAATCCTGACCGACTGGAATGGTTTGATGATTGCAGCACTGGCCAAAGCTGGTACTATTTTCAACGAAAAAAAGTTTATTGAAAAAGCTGAGAAAGCCTGGTCTGTTATCAAAAAAAATTGCCTCACGATAGAGTCTAAACTACTTCACAGATTGAAAGACGGCGAGGCAGATATCGACGGTATGGCGGATGATTATGCGTTTACTATTTTTGGGTTGATTGAATTGTACGAAGCCACATTTAAACCTGATTACCTGGAAAAAGCCGTGGACGTACAGAAGCAGTTTGATAAAGATTTCCTGGATTATGAATATGGCGGTTACTTTTTCACCGCTTCTGGTGCTGAAGAGCTGCTCGGCCGGCAGAAAGAGATTTACGACGGGGCACTTCCCTCATCAAACTCGGTGGCAGTTTTAAATCTGCTTCGGCTCTCACGACTGACCGGTGAACCCAAATTTGAAAGCCGAATCTCGAGGCTGTTTGGAGCCTTTACAGAGCAGATCAAAGAAGCACCCACGGGTTATACATTTGCCGTTCATGCGTTTCAGATCTCAAAATCGGAGCTGGTTGAAATTGTAATGACAACTACTGAAATGAACAGCCTTCTGGATGGTCCTCTTGAAATGTGCCGCAATAAAACGCCTATGGGCTCAGCCATACTGGTCAAAACACCTGAAAATGCCTCCAGTCTCCAAAAAGTGGCTCCTTTTACAGAAAATTATAAGATAGACGATCTTCTGATGATCTATGTATGCAAAAACTTCAAATGCGAAGCGCCGGTTCATACACTCCCCAAGCTGGAGAAAATTCTGGAAGCTGAGATATAG
- a CDS encoding LacI family DNA-binding transcriptional regulator has product MERLNIDKVAKLAHVSRSVVSRVLNNHPNVSDEARKRVMKVVEEYNYRPNSVARSLATSSTHQIGVLSGIFGEESLGNGYWTLLYLGIFEECIRHGYYVRLSFYGADMKKELHDLILNEHHLDGVICLNEEVTEFTLNTFADADIPLVLVGHNPKYPEISSVDVDNYEAAYKATDHLVQLGHKNIGGIFGDQNVQETEHRMRGYRDALENGGIKPKDNYTVVGSYSQHDGHDTMEEWITDYPDMTAVFCASDTLAMGALLALYENNIPVPEKFSVVGFDGLPIAKYMIPPLTTIAQPTYGKGEKAAHLLIEQIKNRDAEVTHASLKPELLVRKSTSRFSK; this is encoded by the coding sequence ATGGAAAGGTTAAACATCGATAAAGTTGCCAAGCTTGCTCATGTGTCGAGGTCTGTCGTATCGAGAGTGCTGAATAACCATCCCAATGTAAGTGATGAAGCCCGTAAACGGGTAATGAAAGTAGTTGAAGAGTATAATTACCGCCCCAATTCGGTAGCGCGAAGTTTGGCCACAAGCAGTACGCATCAGATTGGAGTCTTGTCGGGCATTTTTGGGGAAGAAAGTCTTGGGAACGGTTATTGGACCCTTCTCTATCTTGGGATTTTCGAGGAGTGTATTCGGCATGGATATTATGTACGGCTTTCCTTTTACGGTGCTGATATGAAGAAAGAACTTCATGATCTGATACTAAATGAACACCATCTCGACGGTGTAATTTGCCTCAACGAAGAGGTGACTGAGTTTACGTTAAATACGTTTGCAGATGCTGACATCCCATTGGTTTTGGTAGGTCACAATCCCAAATATCCCGAAATATCCTCCGTGGATGTTGATAACTATGAAGCGGCATATAAAGCCACAGATCATCTTGTGCAGTTGGGGCATAAAAATATCGGTGGCATCTTTGGCGATCAAAATGTTCAGGAAACTGAACACCGGATGAGAGGCTACCGCGACGCTCTGGAAAATGGGGGAATTAAACCAAAAGATAATTATACAGTTGTAGGAAGTTATTCGCAGCACGACGGGCACGATACGATGGAGGAGTGGATTACGGACTACCCCGATATGACAGCAGTTTTCTGTGCAAGTGATACACTGGCAATGGGCGCCCTGTTGGCACTTTATGAAAATAATATCCCTGTACCGGAGAAATTTTCAGTGGTTGGCTTCGATGGTCTTCCGATAGCTAAATATATGATTCCTCCGCTCACCACCATTGCACAACCCACCTATGGAAAAGGAGAAAAAGCAGCACATCTTTTAATTGAACAGATTAAAAACAGAGATGCAGAGGTAACTCATGCCAGCCTCAAACCGGAACTACTGGTGCGTAAAAGTACATCGCGGTTCTCTAAATGA
- a CDS encoding methylglyoxal synthase, translating into MAKKPHPSIASHTSTMGKKKRIGLVAHDYRKRDLIDWVDYNRGTLKDHELYGTGTTGGLIEEKLGLEVHRFMSGPLGGDLQLGATIADGKLDILIFFWDPLQAQPHDVDVKALLRICVVYNIPLACSRSSADFLISSELLEKPYERFVVDYGERLRNLKVDE; encoded by the coding sequence ATGGCTAAAAAACCACATCCAAGTATAGCATCCCACACATCTACGATGGGAAAGAAAAAGCGAATCGGGCTGGTAGCCCACGATTACCGCAAACGAGACCTGATCGATTGGGTTGATTACAACCGCGGCACTCTGAAAGACCATGAACTCTACGGTACCGGAACTACCGGCGGTTTGATTGAGGAAAAACTGGGACTTGAAGTCCACCGTTTTATGAGTGGGCCGCTGGGCGGAGACCTCCAGCTCGGAGCCACCATCGCCGACGGCAAACTCGACATCCTCATCTTCTTCTGGGATCCGCTCCAGGCCCAACCGCATGATGTGGACGTTAAAGCCCTGCTCAGAATCTGTGTGGTGTACAACATTCCCCTGGCGTGCAGCCGATCGTCTGCCGATTTCCTGATTTCATCTGAACTGCTGGAAAAGCCGTACGAGCGATTTGTGGTGGATTATGGAGAGAGGTTGAGGAATTTGAAAGTAGACGAGTAG
- the ndk gene encoding nucleoside-diphosphate kinase, whose amino-acid sequence MAVERTLTILKPDCVRKNLIGEVTKRIQEAGFKIVAMKMTRLTEDTAGGFYAVHKERPFFGELVEFMSSGPCVPMILEKENAIADFRELIGATNPEEADEGTIRADFADSVGENIVHGSDSVENGKIEANYFFAESEVVANKA is encoded by the coding sequence ATGGCAGTAGAACGAACATTGACGATCCTGAAACCCGATTGTGTACGAAAAAACCTGATCGGAGAAGTAACCAAACGAATTCAGGAAGCGGGATTCAAAATCGTAGCGATGAAAATGACAAGACTTACTGAAGACACCGCCGGTGGATTTTACGCGGTTCACAAAGAGAGGCCATTTTTCGGCGAACTTGTTGAGTTTATGAGCAGCGGACCATGTGTGCCGATGATCCTCGAGAAAGAGAACGCGATTGCAGATTTCCGCGAACTGATTGGCGCAACCAATCCCGAGGAAGCGGACGAAGGAACCATCCGAGCAGACTTTGCCGACAGCGTTGGAGAAAATATCGTTCATGGATCTGACTCTGTAGAAAATGGAAAAATTGAAGCCAACTATTTCTTTGCAGAATCTGAAGTAGTGGCGAATAAGGCGTAA
- a CDS encoding HAD family acid phosphatase has protein sequence MKFKFLFLSILTITALLTGCATTQPEITNNNFNSTLWVQTAAEYEANAIQAYNSAESNIGVALRDKSWTAALEQGSNYSLKPPAIILDIDETVLDNSKYQAQLVLDDEEFNPETWDEWVAMEAATAVPGAVDFINSMADLQVDVIYITNRECMARSEGGPECPQEQDTIDNLLKVGINEVDAEHLMLRGEQPGWTSEKESRREEVASNHRIIMLFGDDLGDFLPDVKSNITPEERAELVDEYSEHWGRKWFILGNPTYGSWESILNDPKSNYLRDY, from the coding sequence ATGAAATTTAAATTTCTCTTCCTTTCAATCCTCACAATCACTGCCCTCCTAACAGGCTGCGCCACAACCCAACCCGAAATCACAAATAACAATTTCAACAGTACGCTTTGGGTTCAGACGGCGGCGGAGTATGAGGCAAATGCCATTCAAGCATACAACAGTGCCGAGAGTAATATCGGCGTAGCGCTGCGGGATAAGTCGTGGACAGCGGCTTTGGAGCAGGGGTCAAATTATTCACTAAAACCACCCGCCATCATCCTGGATATCGATGAGACGGTGCTGGACAATTCTAAATACCAGGCTCAGTTGGTATTGGATGATGAAGAGTTCAATCCTGAAACCTGGGATGAATGGGTTGCAATGGAAGCGGCGACGGCCGTTCCGGGAGCTGTGGACTTTATTAACAGTATGGCAGATTTGCAGGTGGATGTGATTTATATCACCAATCGGGAGTGTATGGCGAGATCAGAAGGCGGACCTGAATGTCCCCAGGAACAGGATACGATTGACAATCTGCTGAAGGTTGGAATCAACGAAGTGGATGCGGAGCATCTGATGTTGAGGGGCGAACAACCGGGTTGGACATCCGAGAAAGAATCCAGAAGAGAAGAAGTAGCATCCAACCACCGGATCATCATGTTATTCGGCGATGATCTGGGAGACTTCCTGCCGGATGTCAAAAGTAATATCACACCCGAAGAGCGAGCCGAATTGGTTGATGAGTACAGCGAACACTGGGGGCGTAAATGGTTTATTCTCGGTAATCCCACGTATGGCTCCTGGGAAAGTATTTTGAATGATCCGAAGTCAAATTATCTCAGGGATTATTGA